The following are encoded together in the Pristis pectinata isolate sPriPec2 chromosome 31, sPriPec2.1.pri, whole genome shotgun sequence genome:
- the LOC127584871 gene encoding zona pellucida sperm-binding protein 3-like — MDLFGTRHLVKAADLTLGAAGCPPTSILTDDSTVLFDYGLHDCGSRLQMVGDLLVYTTHVTHTPKARGAIIVRTNGAVVPIQCRYFRKGNASSNPIKPTWIPFRSTKSREGHLSFSLRLMNDDWLTERNSSTYYLGDLIHIEASVSMINYMPLKLYVDRCVATLRPDNDATPRYNIIDYNGCLLDSVAEDSFSTFVLAPERELDKLRFDLDAFRFEGHSLIFISCSLKAATVNRSDSLNKACTFQKMRSIWTPLEESDVDICACCRLGNCAASREVRFASRGKKGAVLKAGILSEVAVIALLTVTAVIVFCPASKL; from the exons ATGGATTTATTTGGAACCAGGCATTTGGTGAAAGCCGCCGATTTGACGCTGGGAGCTGCAGGATGTCCGCCAACCTCTATCCTAACTGACGACTCTACCGTTCTGTTTGACTATGGGCTCCATGATTGCGGCAGCAGATTGCAG ATGGTTGGCGACCTTCTTGTCTATACCACCCACGTGACCCACACCCCCAAGGCTCGTGGAGCGATCATCGTGCGAACTAATGGCGCAGTTGTTCCAATTCAGTGCCGTTATTTCAG GAAAGGCAACGCGAGCAGTAACCCAATTAAACCAACCTGGATTCCATTCAGGTCAACCAAGTCTCGAGAAGGTCACCTGTCCTTCTCGCTGCGCCTGATGAATG ATGACTGGCTTACAGAGCGCAACTCATCCACGTACTACCTGGGTGACCTCATTCACATCGAGGCTTCTGTTTCAATGATTAACTACATGCCCCTGAAGCTCTACGTTGACCGCTGTGTAGCCACATTGAGGCCGGACAATGACGCCACCCCGAGATACAACATCATCGACTATAATGG TTGCCTCCTGGACAGCGTGGCTGAGGACTCCTTTTCTACCTTCGTCTTGGCACCAGAACGTGAACTGGATAAACTCCGCTTTGACCTAGATGCCTTCCGCTTTGAAGGTCACTCTTTG ATCTTCATTAGCTGCTCCTTGAAAGCTGCCACAGTCAATCGGAGCGATTCCCTGAACAAAGCTTGCACATTCCAGAAGATGCGGAGTAT ttggACCCCATTGGAAGAATCCGACGTGGACATTTGTGCCTGTTGTCGTTTGGGCAACTGCGCTGCCTCGAGGGAGGTCCGATTTGCTTCCAGGGGAAAGAAGGGCGCAGTGTTAAAAGCTG GCATCCTGTCTGAGGTAGCTGTGATCGCGCTGCTGACCGTGACGGCTGTGATTGTTTTCTGTCCTGCTTCGAAGCTCTGA